One window of the Thermodesulfomicrobium sp. WS genome contains the following:
- a CDS encoding glycosyltransferase family 9 protein, with protein sequence MSSGRTLVLNLTRFGDLIQTQGVIHGLREQGSAVGLVCVDAFADAARLLAGLDAVFVLPGAGLLAQMDRCWPDALRQLGRLQEAVRAFSPQRVINLTPTVSSRLLSRFLAETAGAAQDGFVVDSQGFGYATTRWADFLQAVSAHRGCSPFNLVDIMARMSGVAPPVHSRLAAPPQETPALAPWAAGRVAIQLGASHPSRRYPVASFVAAARAIYAESGRMPVLVGAGGERPLAEQFLALADFPCTSLVGQTDLGQLAAVLAQCQALLTNDTGTMHLAAGLGVPVVAIFLATAQPWDTGPAQEGTICLEPDLDCHPCAFGTPCPHERACRGHLPGTEVGMAVAQWVEHGHWPASGPPGARVWRVTRDAAGFWDLESLSGHGCLWRPQWTAMVRPLYRQFLDDLPLLAQPQAMESAPARLRKGLPAAAGFLAVVAAQAEALALHGAASLGRKLMPHCQRVEDTLLAVPELAPLGVLWQLTWRSQQDLRALAGRSRRFRDMLQAMATVVGIKLE encoded by the coding sequence ATGAGCTCTGGCCGCACCTTGGTGCTCAACCTCACCCGTTTTGGCGACCTCATCCAAACCCAAGGAGTAATTCACGGTCTGCGGGAGCAGGGGAGTGCGGTGGGGTTGGTATGCGTGGATGCCTTCGCCGATGCAGCCCGGCTCCTTGCGGGGCTGGATGCGGTCTTCGTCCTGCCCGGGGCAGGGCTCTTGGCGCAGATGGATCGCTGTTGGCCGGATGCCCTGCGGCAACTCGGGCGGTTGCAGGAGGCGGTACGCGCCTTTTCCCCGCAACGGGTCATCAATCTGACGCCCACGGTATCTTCCCGTCTGCTTTCCCGTTTTTTGGCCGAGACCGCCGGAGCGGCGCAGGATGGCTTTGTGGTGGACAGCCAGGGCTTTGGCTATGCCACCACCAGGTGGGCGGATTTTCTCCAGGCGGTCTCCGCCCATCGCGGCTGCAGTCCATTCAACCTCGTGGATATCATGGCGCGTATGAGTGGGGTTGCGCCTCCGGTACATTCGCGCCTTGCCGCCCCTCCTCAAGAGACGCCGGCGCTTGCTCCGTGGGCGGCGGGGCGGGTGGCCATCCAACTGGGGGCCAGTCACCCATCCCGGCGTTACCCGGTGGCGAGCTTTGTGGCTGCGGCACGCGCCATATATGCCGAAAGCGGCCGCATGCCGGTTCTGGTGGGCGCAGGGGGCGAGCGCCCTTTGGCAGAGCAATTTTTGGCCCTGGCGGATTTTCCCTGCACAAGCCTGGTGGGACAGACAGACCTTGGCCAATTGGCGGCGGTCCTTGCCCAGTGCCAGGCGCTTTTGACCAACGACACCGGGACCATGCATCTGGCTGCCGGCTTGGGGGTGCCGGTGGTGGCGATCTTTTTGGCCACGGCCCAGCCGTGGGACACCGGCCCCGCCCAGGAGGGGACCATCTGCCTGGAACCGGATCTGGACTGCCACCCATGCGCCTTCGGAACCCCCTGCCCGCACGAGCGCGCCTGCCGCGGCCATCTCCCGGGAACGGAGGTCGGCATGGCCGTGGCCCAATGGGTGGAACATGGGCACTGGCCGGCATCGGGTCCGCCTGGGGCCCGGGTGTGGCGGGTGACGCGGGACGCGGCGGGCTTTTGGGACCTTGAATCCCTCTCCGGACACGGCTGCCTGTGGCGGCCGCAGTGGACCGCCATGGTGCGGCCCCTGTATCGCCAATTTCTTGACGACCTTCCGCTCCTTGCCCAGCCGCAGGCCATGGAGTCGGCGCCAGCGCGGCTGCGCAAGGGTTTACCGGCGGCCGCAGGGTTTCTTGCCGTCGTGGCAGCCCAGGCCGAGGCCTTGGCCTTGCACGGCGCAGCCTCCCTGGGCCGCAAGCTCATGCCCCATTGCCAGCGGGTGGAAGACACGTTGCTCGCCGTACCGGAGCTCGCTCCCCTGGGGGTACTCTGGCAGCTGACCTGGCGCAGCCAACAGGATTTGCGGGCCCTTGCGGGGCGTTCGCGCCGTTTCCGGGACATGCTCCAGGCCATGGCGACCGTGGTTGGCATCAAGCTTGAATAG
- the uvrC gene encoding excinuclease ABC subunit UvrC: MYLVDPTQYPSQPGVYLFRAPGQEVLYVGKAKDLRRRLASYTALARLPMKTQAMLRRAESLETICTATEKEALLLEASLIKTHRPKYNIVLRDDKNYLLFAIDHRHPYPALRIVRRMHKSPGISYFGPYTSALAARHTRRIIDRLFMLRKCRDTVFANRVRPCLQYHIGRCLAPCCFEVPQEEYAALVRQVELFLSGNSAELLSRLRREMHEASQALAFERAAQLRDQIRAIEATVEGQAVVAPGLEEDLDVWCAVPTAESVGVAVVYVRQGRVLGASRFRVPASGPDEALQAAVVQFYAGGRLIPPAVMAEPALPATVVEAVAELAGHPVRLRSMRGTRLRGLMRMAQANAREATAAPRQLAWEAVVGPGRQVRRVEGVDISHLQGHGVRAGMVVFEDGAPVPQHYRHYALPEAEGTGDDLRALTLWAQRRLAAGPPWPDLVVVDGGQGQVAAVARVLGEVGCAIVGVAKGPSRRAGELEDRAVVPGRKNPLPLRPGSPELLFLQRVRDAAHRFVLSGQRASRRGGLASELESLPGVGAKTAAALRQRFARIAELAGATEEDLLALGLGRRRAQAILEAARLRASEENAS; this comes from the coding sequence ATGTATTTGGTCGATCCGACGCAATATCCTTCGCAGCCTGGCGTGTATCTCTTTCGCGCTCCCGGGCAGGAAGTGCTCTATGTGGGCAAGGCCAAGGACCTGCGGCGTCGGCTGGCCTCGTACACTGCCCTTGCGCGTCTTCCCATGAAGACCCAGGCCATGCTGCGGCGTGCGGAAAGTTTGGAGACCATCTGCACGGCCACGGAAAAAGAGGCCTTGCTCCTCGAAGCAAGCCTCATCAAAACCCATCGGCCTAAATATAATATCGTTTTACGGGACGATAAAAACTATCTGCTCTTTGCCATCGATCACAGGCATCCGTATCCTGCACTTCGCATCGTACGCCGGATGCACAAGTCGCCGGGCATTTCTTATTTTGGTCCCTACACATCGGCCCTTGCAGCCCGCCATACCCGCCGCATCATCGATCGTCTTTTTATGCTGCGCAAATGCCGGGACACGGTATTTGCCAATCGGGTGCGTCCCTGCCTGCAATATCACATAGGGCGCTGTCTGGCCCCGTGCTGTTTCGAAGTCCCCCAGGAAGAATATGCCGCCTTGGTGCGGCAGGTGGAGCTTTTTCTCAGCGGGAACAGCGCGGAATTGCTGTCCCGGTTGCGCCGCGAGATGCACGAGGCTTCGCAAGCCTTGGCCTTTGAGCGGGCAGCGCAGCTGCGTGACCAGATTCGGGCCATCGAGGCCACGGTGGAGGGGCAGGCCGTGGTTGCACCGGGCTTGGAGGAAGATTTGGACGTGTGGTGTGCGGTGCCAACCGCGGAGAGTGTCGGTGTTGCCGTGGTGTATGTGCGTCAGGGCCGGGTATTGGGGGCGAGCCGCTTTCGGGTGCCGGCTTCGGGGCCTGACGAGGCCCTGCAGGCGGCGGTGGTGCAATTCTATGCCGGTGGCCGCCTCATTCCGCCAGCCGTAATGGCGGAGCCGGCGCTGCCCGCCACGGTGGTGGAGGCCGTGGCGGAGCTTGCCGGGCACCCGGTGCGGCTACGCTCCATGCGGGGGACGCGGCTGCGGGGGCTTATGCGCATGGCCCAAGCCAATGCCCGGGAAGCCACGGCAGCGCCACGGCAGCTTGCATGGGAGGCGGTGGTCGGCCCTGGTCGGCAGGTGCGGCGGGTGGAAGGGGTGGATATCTCACACCTCCAGGGGCACGGGGTGCGGGCAGGTATGGTGGTGTTCGAGGACGGCGCCCCGGTGCCCCAGCACTACCGCCACTACGCCCTGCCGGAAGCCGAGGGCACGGGCGACGATCTGCGGGCGCTTACCCTGTGGGCGCAGCGCCGCTTGGCCGCGGGACCGCCTTGGCCGGATCTCGTGGTGGTGGATGGTGGCCAGGGCCAGGTGGCGGCGGTAGCCCGTGTCTTGGGCGAGGTGGGCTGCGCCATTGTGGGCGTGGCCAAGGGGCCGAGCCGCCGGGCCGGCGAGCTGGAGGACCGCGCCGTTGTGCCCGGCCGCAAGAACCCCTTGCCCTTGCGTCCGGGTTCGCCGGAACTCCTTTTTTTGCAGCGGGTGCGGGATGCTGCCCACCGTTTTGTCCTTTCCGGGCAGCGGGCAAGCCGTCGGGGAGGCCTGGCTTCCGAACTGGAATCCCTGCCCGGGGTGGGGGCGAAGACCGCCGCAGCCCTGCGCCAGCGCTTTGCTCGGATCGCTGAGCTTGCGGGCGCTACGGAGGAGGATTTGCTGGCCCTTGGTCTGGGGCGGCGGCGCGCCCAGGCCATTTTAGAGGCGGCGCGTTTGCGGGCTTCCGAGGAGAATGCCTCGTGA